Proteins from a genomic interval of Yarrowia lipolytica chromosome 1E, complete sequence:
- a CDS encoding uncharacterized protein (Compare to YALI0E01166g, some similarities with uniprot|Q8I5S6 Plasmodium falciparum PFL0625C Eukaryotic translation initiation factor 3 subunit 10, similar to Saccharomyces cerevisiae SPP2 (YOR148C); ancestral locus Anc_5.484), which yields MYSWCTYQLHKTALSIYTSRKSYTVSTHTVQHKILFPMISFNLKGSKADTRPKKEQRPEESHGSLFEIEKETSNVKQVSEFVAGELPEKERLKLEEETRLREEKAKTKKIIYLEEKNWRQDLVERREADLAQEEENPPKNEEVEEWKPQYGLSVFASRGGKIQEQRELQALRQDINALPDMASVEDYASMPVEDFGAALFRGMESALPQRVVTQAAKVPDKRPALLGLGAKTLEEHLPEELGTWGKASRPKPEYTPVVMRNVRTGEIVDEKQVEKERESERDGAIDQEREGSYDSRRDRDSRRPHSSRDRDRDRERSPKRSSRRDRDRRDDDRDRDRGDRDRRGRRGEDDRSSQTDNDRRRRDRGGERDRDRRDRDERDRRDRDRRDRRDRDRDNNRRDRDRDRARRR from the coding sequence atgtactcgtgGTGCACATATCAGCTGCACAAGACTGCACTAAGTATTTACACTTCCCGAAAGTCTTATACCGTCTCAACACATACGGTACAACACAAGATACTATTCCCCATGATCTCGTTCAATCTCAAGGGTAGCAAAGCGGATACAAGACCCAAGAAGGAACAGCGGCCGGAGGAATCGCATGGATCGCTTTTCGAGATCGAGAAGGAAACCTCAAATGTCAAGCAAGTGTCCGAATTTGTTGCCGGAGAGCTTCCCGAAAAAGAACGACTCAAGCTAGAAGAGGAGACCCGTCTCCGAGaagagaaggccaagaccaagaagatcatttatctggaggagaagaactGGCGACAGGATCTGGTCGAGAGGCGAGAAGCTGATCTGGCtcaagaggaagagaacCCACCAAAAAACGAAGAGGTAGAGGAGTGGAAGCCTCAGTACGGGCTTTCTGTATTTGCTTCTCGAGGTGGTAAGATTCAGGAACAACGGGAACTGCAGGCACTGCGGCAGGATATCAATGCACTTCCAGATATGGCGTCGGTAGAAGACTACGCTTCGATGCCCGTGGAGGACTTTGGAGCTGCCTTGTTTCGAGGTATGGAAAGTGCGTTGCCCCAGAGGGTCGTTACACAGGCCGCTAAGGTGCCCGATAAGCGGCCTGCGTTGTTGGGACTCGGTGCTAAAacgctggaggagcattTACCTGAGGAATTAGGGACCTGGGGCAAGGCTTCCCGTCCCAAACCAGAGTACACGCCTGTCGTAATGCGAAACGTGCGTACCGGcgagattgtcgacgagaagcaggtggagaaggagagggAGAGTGAGAGAGATGGAGCTATTGATCAGGAAAGAGAAGGAAGCTATGACTCCCGAAGAGATCGGGACTCAAGAAGACCCCATAGCTCTCGTGATCGCGACCGTGATCGAGAAAGGAGTCCTAAAAGATCCTCAAGACGTGATCGAGATAGACGAGACGATGATAGAGATCGGGACAGAGGAGATAGAGATAGGAGAGGTCGTCGAGGAGAGGATGATAGAAGCAGCCAAACGGACAAtgacagaagaagacgagatAGAGGAGGTGAAAGAGACAGGGATCGCCGGGACCGGGACGAGAGGGACCGCCGAGATCGTGATAGAAGAGATAGAAGAGATAGAGATCGTGACAATAATCGTCGAGATCGAGACAGGGACCgggctcgtcgtcgttaA